A single window of Danio rerio strain Tuebingen ecotype United States chromosome 15, GRCz12tu, whole genome shotgun sequence DNA harbors:
- the LOC141377901 gene encoding fMet-Leu-Phe receptor-like, with product MENSSFGLKNVTGNSTDKSTVEKGYEIFSACIFFSTIIVGLIGNGLVIFLAGCRMKTTVNSIWFQNLAIADFIFLLFSVTNFCLILSKQHSFFIGHILFITTAQNVFASVWFLVVISLDRCLCTWMTVWAQNNRTLRKAKIICIIIWVSSIGYILPYVNVFEVTDTNVTYGFIVDFLIPFLIIASSYIAIGVKIKRLKIRKQLRSYRLIITVILIFFICSFPQHVCYFFMLMAKNNHWTLTDHFWVLFGITLYLVNLNSSLNPFLYVFMCDDYKKKLKQSLVLVLETAFAEDHLDIKEMRLTQND from the exons ATGG AAAACAGCAGTTTTGGGCTTAAAAATGTGACTGGAAACTCAACAGACAAGAGCACTGTGGAGAAGGGATATGAGATTTTTTCTGCCTGCATTTTCTTTTCCACCATCATAGTGGGTCTCATTGGAAATGGTCTAGTCATATTTCTGGCCGGCTGCAGAATGAAGACGACTGTCAACTCCATTTGGTTTCAGAATTTAGCGATTGCAGACTTCATCTTCCTTTTATTTTCAGTTACAAATTTTTGCTTAATCTTGAGCAAGCAGCACAGTTTCTTTATAGGCCACATTCTCTTCATCACAACAGCACAAAATGTGTTTGCTAGCGTTTGGTTTCTTGTAGTTATCAGTCTGGATCGATGCCTGTGCACATGGATGACCGTTTGGGCTCAAAATAACAGAACTCTGCGTAAAGCCAAAATCATCTGCATCATCATCTGGGTTTCATCCATCGGCTACATTTTACCTTATGTCAACGTTTTTGAGGTTACTGATACAAATGTCACATATGGATTTATAGTGGACTTTCTCATCCCCTTCCTGATCATTGCATCTTCATACATCGCTATTGGAGTAAAAATCAAACGCCTTAAAATAAGGAAGCAGCTCAGGTCATACAGACTTATTATAACTGTAATTCTGATTTTCTTCATCTGTTCATTTCcacaacatgtttgctatttTTTTATGCTAATGGCAAAAAATAATCATTGGACTCTTACTGATCACTTTTGGGTGCTATTTGGTATTACTCTCTACCTGGTTAATCTCAACAGCAGTCTGAACCCATTTCtctatgtgttcatgtgtgatgaTTATAAGAAGAAGCTGAAACAGTCTCTGGTGCTGGTGCTGGAGACGGCGTTTGCTGAAGATCATCTGGACATTAAAGAAATGAGACTGACACAAAATGATTAA
- the si:dkey-117a8.1 gene encoding chemerin-like receptor 1: protein MENSSFGLKYVTGHSTEKSTVEDEGLGIFLACIFFSTIIVGLIGNGLVIFLAGCRMKTTVNSIWFLNLAIADFIYLLFSVTNFCLILSKQHSVFIGHILFMTTEQNVFASIWFLVVISLDRCLRTWMAVWAQNNRTLRKARIICIIIWVSSIGYISPYFPLLSLLDVEVTGTNVTYGFIMTFLIPFLIIASSYIAIGVKINRLKKRKQLKPYRLIITVILIFFICSFPQHVCWFWMARAENINWTFTGHFWVLFGFTLYLVNLNSSLNPFLYVFMCDDYKKKLKQSLVLVLETAFAEDHLDIKDMRQTQTDEQEKKTTIELLEI from the exons ATGG AAAACAGCAGTTTTGGGCTGAAATATGTGACTGGACACTCAACAGAAAAGAGCACTGTGGAGGATGAGGGATTGGGGATTTTTTTGGCCTGCATTTTCTTTTCTACCATCATAGTGGGTCTCATTGGAAATGGTCTGGTCATATTTCTGGCCGGCTGCAGAATGAAGACGACTGTCAACTCCATTTGGTTTCTGAATTTGGCGATTGCAGACTTCATCTACCTTTTATTTTCAGTCACAAATTTTTGCTTAATCTTGAGCAAGCAGCACAGTGTCTTTATAGGCCACATTCTCTTTATGACAACAGAACAAAATGTGTTTGCTAGCATTTGGTTTCTTGTAGTTATCAGTCTGGATCGATGCCTGCGCACATGGATGGCTGTTTGGGCTCAAAATAACAGAACTCTGCGTAAAGCCAGAATCATCTGCATCATCATCTGGGTTTCATCCATCGGCTACATTTCCCCTTACTTTCCTTTACTTTCCCTACTAGATGTTGAGGTTACAGGTACAAATGTCACATATGGATTTATAATGACCTTTCTCATCCCCTTCTTGATCATTGCATCTTCATACATCGCTATTGGAGTAAAAATCAATCGCCTCAAAAAGAGGAAGCAGCTCAAGCCATACAGACTCATTATAACTGTAATTCTGATTTTCTTCATCTGTTCATTTCCACAACATGTTTGCTGGTTTTGGATGGCAAGGGCAGAAAATATTAATTGGACTTTCACTGGTCACTTTTGGGTGCTATTTGGTTTTACTCTCTACCTGGTTAATCTCAACAGCAGTCTGAACCCATTTCtctatgtgttcatgtgtgatgaTTATAAGAAGAAGCTGAAACAGTCTCTGGTGCTGGTGCTGGAGACGGCGTTTGCTGAAGATCATCTGGACATTAAAGATATGAGACAGACACAAACGGATGAGCAAGAGAAGAAAACCACAATTGAATTGCTAGAAATATAG